From the genome of Oryza glaberrima chromosome 1, OglaRS2, whole genome shotgun sequence:
CTGGTAGCCCTGGGCGTAgtacggcgcggcggccgggtaCGTCTGCGGGGGAAGCGGAGGGTAGACCGCGTaggacggcgggggcggctgcGGGTAGTGCCGGAGCcccggcggcggggccggcTGGGGGAACCCGACCGCCGGCTGCGGGACCTCACCGGGGGCGGAGGACGGGGCCCCGAACGTGCCGTACTGGtactgctgcggctgcggctgcggcggcgccgacggctgGAACCCGGAGGAGGCCGAGCGGGGCTTGCCGTCGGCGTCAGGCATCTCGCCGGCCATGCCGCGGTGGTGGGGGGAAGGTTTGCTCGCGACGCGGGAGAGACGAGAGACTTTGGAAAAATG
Proteins encoded in this window:
- the LOC127783249 gene encoding 60S ribosomal protein L18a-like protein; this encodes MAGEMPDADGKPRSASSGFQPSAPPQPQPQQYQYGTFGAPSSAPGEVPQPAVGFPQPAPPPGLRHYPQPPPPSYAVYPPLPPQTYPAAAPYYAQGYQAVQGYIPVVEGRPVRMRRLPFCGLGMGWFLFIIGFFLAAIPWYIGAFVLICVRVHDYREKPGYVACTIAASLAAIAILLGVTKGEEIW